The window GTTCCTGTATCAATTGGAGTTCCAGATGCACCGTTTTGTCCAGACAAGGAGCAGGAAGAAAAGTTCCACTCTGCTTCTTGTTCATCAGTTTCAAGTGCAAACAAGGCAATCAAATCAGCAGCCAATAGTCCACGCTTAATTAAACCACTTTTTAGGGGCAAAAATTTTGTTATGAAGAAACTTATGTCCAACTCATCCACTCTGTCCAGTGGTTCCTCTCAATGTAATAGTGAAGAAGTTTGCCGGACCCCTGACTCTGCTTTTAGAAATGGGCCTGAAGAAAATATGGTTTCCCTAGAAATATGTAGTACGAGTGCAGAGGTGAGCTCAAAGTACGTGGACTCCAATCCTACAAATTCAGGTCTCGCTCTAAACAATACTAAAAGAACTAAAAGTCAATTTAGGCAGGCTGATGAAAGATCAGGGTCAAGGGAGAAGGGAGAGATATCACAAAGCTCGAAAAGTAGCATTGGAGACTACAGCAGTACCACGAGCTCTAGTGAAGAAAGCTATCTCAGTAGATCAAGCCGAAGTGGCTATCGGCCTCACATGTCAAAGGACTTGAGATGGAAAGCTATTCATTGTATTCAGAAGCAGCATGGATACCTAGGCCTCAAACATTTCAAGCTGCTGAAGAAGCTTGGTGGGGGGGACATTGGGAATGTCTACCTTTCTGAACTAATTGGCACAAACTGCCTATTTGCTGTAAAGGTTATGGATAATGATTTTCTAGCCAGCCGTAAGAAGACGAATAGAGCTCAAACTGAAAAAGAGATATTGCAAATGCTTGATCACCCATTTCTCCCTTCCCTCTATGCCAATTTTAGAACAGATAAATTCTCTTGCCTAGTTATGGAGTACTGTCCAGGTGGAGATCTGCATGTGCTCAGGCAAAAGCAATCCAGCAAGAGTTTTGCTGAACAAGCAGCCAGGTACTGTGTCAATCTACATAACTTTTGACTGTAAGTATGTATATGTTAATGGGAACCATGGTTTTGAGAGTGTTTTCCTGGCTGAATACTTACTAACTTGATGCTCTGAAATGTTGGTTTACGTCCCCATTCGTACTTCAAGCCATATCCCTCACTTTATAATTCTCATGAATGGGGATAAATGAAGTCATTTAACTTGTCATGGAGCAATCTGTGTTAACAGGCCAGTTTTGAAACTTTGTCTCCAGCAAGATTTTGCTTCAGAATCAAGTTTGGTATACTTTGTGTCGGATCTAGTTGATGAAAAATAATACTACCAAGAAGACTTTTGCCTATTATATGGGGGACGAGTTGTTTTTTATAACATTCAAAATTCTCAACTCAGTGATTCAACCAATCTCACTGCAGGGATTAACAGCTTTAGGATTTGATCTGGAGTCATTGATTCTTATGTCTTTTTCAGCTCTGGAAGATATGAAACTGTATGAATCTGAGTAATGCTCCTACAAGTATGTTAACTTTGCATCCAAATCAATTTGGGAGCATTAGTTTCTGGAATGTGGAGGACTAACTAAGCCATTGATTTCCTTTCGAGATTCAATGACCAAAAGAAGTATGAGTACCTCATTAGGAATTAGCAAAATGTTCAGGAAGCAATAGACACAATGGATTATGAGGTACCAAAATCAACAAATACTCAATATTTGCCGTCTCAGGACCTTTGAAAAGGATGTTTACCAACTTCGATAACCCGACAAATACATTAAATTGTCATACTTGTGAATGATTTTGCTGTTTCTTGTGTTTACATGAAGTATTTAGGGATACTAGCTAGTAGTAagcttttattgaaaaaaaccATGACTTTTTTGACATAGAGCATGATTATTTTAATATAAGGCCAATATGCTTCTTAATTTTTGGAGATCTGCTCCaattttcattaaattcaaaatcaaaaagaaGGGAAGGATTTAAAATGGCTAACTGATGCAGTTAACATGCACTTCTCAGTATGAACCTACAGGAAATTTTAGCTTCTGAAGGACATGacaaaaatcttatcaagtCTTACTGGCCCTTTTACTCCTTATGTGGTGTCCTTGTTTAGAAAGAAGCACATGCAAAAAGCTTCATATATTATTTAACAGTAAGTTTTCTCGTGGTGCATGATGCAGGTTTTACATTGCTGAAGTTCTTCTTGCATTGGAGTATCTTCACATGCTTGGAGTTGTGTACCGTGACTTGAAACCTGAGAATGTTTTGGTCCGAGAAGATGGTCACATTATGCTCACAGATTTTGACTTATCGCTAAGATGTGCAGTAAATCTCACATTGCTTAAAGCATCGTCACCTGTTGTGGAGCCTCCAAAGAGGATGCCAAGTCCTCCCTCAGAATCCAGCTGCATAGATCCTTTCTGCCTTCATCCATCCTGGCAGATGTCCTGTTTCAATCCCAGATTTCTATCTGCTGCATCGAAAACTCGTAAGCTAAAATCTGAGCTAGCTGCCCAGGTGAGTCCTCTACCACAGCTCATAGTGGAGCCTACTAGTGCACGATCGAACTCCTTTGTTGGAACACATGAATACTTGGCTCCAGAGATCATAAAGGGTGAAGGTCATGGGAGTGCAGTAGATTGGTGGACCTTAGGAATTTTTGTTTATGAGCTTTTATATGGTAAGACGCCTTTCAAAGGGGCAAGCAATGATGAAACATTGTCCAATGTGGTATCTGAGTGTCTCAAGTTTCCAGCAGGTCCCATGGTCAGTTATCATGCTAGAGATTTAATCAGACGGCTATTACAGAAGGAGCCGGAGAA is drawn from Coffea arabica cultivar ET-39 chromosome 1c, Coffea Arabica ET-39 HiFi, whole genome shotgun sequence and contains these coding sequences:
- the LOC113726743 gene encoding serine/threonine-protein kinase D6PK-like, producing the protein MMAGTSEIVQSVEEVDCENGLDENGFKDKVLRTGHKYSIEDDINKLFEAIDIKNSRRASGQSEGHFRDGLDKSAMKRPMRVGSAQASGIGISESTSLKQALRGLCISQASEMAALKKRLAKTGMSRHSEAGNIKRLYRAVVVEAGESGYPLNQGRGNLVEISLVPESSTSLNLVGNAHTSEHMNNIELSNYHASSSTLSADELRQKEESTETPAKGEMVPLSICSDLSNAELEENKKLKVEPSPIGPSGNKKLQMLDELVPVSIGVPDAPFCPDKEQEEKFHSASCSSVSSANKAIKSAANSPRLIKPLFRGKNFVMKKLMSNSSTLSSGSSQCNSEEVCRTPDSAFRNGPEENMVSLEICSTSAEVSSKYVDSNPTNSGLALNNTKRTKSQFRQADERSGSREKGEISQSSKSSIGDYSSTTSSSEESYLSRSSRSGYRPHMSKDLRWKAIHCIQKQHGYLGLKHFKLLKKLGGGDIGNVYLSELIGTNCLFAVKVMDNDFLASRKKTNRAQTEKEILQMLDHPFLPSLYANFRTDKFSCLVMEYCPGGDLHVLRQKQSSKSFAEQAARFYIAEVLLALEYLHMLGVVYRDLKPENVLVREDGHIMLTDFDLSLRCAVNLTLLKASSPVVEPPKRMPSPPSESSCIDPFCLHPSWQMSCFNPRFLSAASKTRKLKSELAAQVSPLPQLIVEPTSARSNSFVGTHEYLAPEIIKGEGHGSAVDWWTLGIFVYELLYGKTPFKGASNDETLSNVVSECLKFPAGPMVSYHARDLIRRLLQKEPENRLGSEKGAAEIKQHPFFEGLNWALIRCTTPPEVPKFCEFGSLTPDMASHDKEISKFVKEKGCRTIGEDIVFDMF